From a single Candidatus Brocadiaceae bacterium genomic region:
- a CDS encoding DUF2817 domain-containing protein: MARRRKDILLLADPSRSRIGEDLDILYPGRLDRLDYTKERITSASLAPYACVITQVAHGVLLPKLNYRALTAYARQGGQVLSCLLEYSENRGLRLSKTHLLDAEPPALRIEVECDVTSGFAVGDRIGWFGCVERTADLRYENQTFQRQLFGVRESETVRILATSTVNQGAVMVEEKVGKGRIVALDMLSPGRPTFNSHGSTNKYLFLANMLGSGVRYGRNYPKRWSYEEFADAMADVARAHPALTLRNEGPSSDGRPMWSLSLGRQDNPTLYVGASIHGWEWENAYGVLRLAELLAERPDLEGLDTSRLHFQFVPIQNPWGHEHFTRQNSRGVDLNRNFDCAWDALPEVQDVATPWDYNYKGPRPASERETLVLQRILDRCRPLCAIDFHTADYGLIRAHKGDHAFVDDIHANIRARLKDRFLCQRPDFGPFQQVNMDDITKPSRQMPYLIGYAAEGGTPAAFVIEMSGNRDGMHAILMNTETVVEIALAAVQECLRRIAGR, encoded by the coding sequence ATGGCCCGCAGGCGCAAGGACATCCTGCTTCTGGCCGATCCGTCCCGCAGCCGCATCGGGGAGGACCTCGATATCCTCTACCCCGGCCGGCTGGACCGGCTCGACTACACGAAGGAACGCATCACCTCGGCCTCGCTGGCGCCCTACGCCTGCGTCATCACGCAGGTCGCCCACGGCGTCCTGCTGCCCAAGCTCAACTACCGGGCCCTGACGGCCTATGCCCGCCAGGGCGGGCAGGTCCTGTCCTGCCTGCTGGAGTATTCCGAGAACCGCGGCCTGCGGCTGAGCAAGACGCACCTGCTCGATGCAGAACCCCCGGCTCTGCGGATCGAGGTCGAATGCGACGTGACCAGCGGCTTTGCGGTCGGCGACCGGATCGGCTGGTTCGGCTGCGTGGAGCGCACCGCCGACCTGCGCTACGAGAACCAGACGTTCCAGCGCCAGCTCTTCGGCGTGCGCGAGTCCGAGACCGTGCGCATCCTGGCCACCTCAACCGTGAACCAGGGCGCCGTCATGGTCGAGGAGAAGGTCGGAAAGGGCCGGATCGTGGCCCTCGACATGCTCTCGCCCGGCCGCCCGACGTTCAACAGCCACGGCTCGACCAACAAGTACCTGTTCCTGGCCAACATGCTGGGCAGCGGCGTGCGCTACGGCCGGAACTACCCGAAGCGCTGGAGCTACGAGGAGTTCGCCGACGCCATGGCGGACGTTGCGCGTGCGCACCCCGCGTTGACGCTCCGGAACGAGGGGCCCTCCAGCGACGGCCGGCCCATGTGGAGCCTCAGCCTGGGCCGGCAGGACAACCCCACGCTCTACGTCGGCGCCTCCATCCACGGCTGGGAGTGGGAGAACGCCTACGGCGTCCTGCGGCTGGCCGAGCTGCTGGCCGAACGCCCTGACCTCGAAGGGCTCGACACGTCTCGCCTGCACTTCCAGTTCGTGCCCATCCAGAACCCCTGGGGCCACGAGCACTTCACCCGCCAGAACTCGCGCGGCGTGGACCTGAACCGCAACTTCGACTGCGCCTGGGACGCCCTGCCCGAGGTCCAGGACGTCGCGACGCCCTGGGACTACAACTACAAGGGCCCCCGGCCGGCCTCTGAACGCGAGACGCTCGTCCTGCAGCGGATCCTGGACCGGTGCCGCCCCCTCTGCGCCATCGACTTCCACACGGCCGACTACGGCCTGATCCGCGCCCACAAGGGCGACCACGCGTTCGTCGACGACATCCATGCCAACATCCGCGCCCGGCTCAAGGACCGTTTCCTCTGCCAGAGGCCGGACTTCGGACCGTTCCAGCAGGTCAACATGGACGACATCACGAAGCCGTCGAGACAGATGCCCTACCTGATCGGCTACGCCGCCGAGGGCGGCACTCCGGCCGCGTTTGTGATCGAGATGTCCGGCAACCGCGACGGCATGCACGCCATCCTGATGAACACCGAGACGGTCGTCGAGATCGCCCTGGCCGCCGTGCAGGAATGCCTCCGCCGCATCGCCGGCCGCTGA
- a CDS encoding creatininase family protein, whose translation MNRVLDGLKTSPEWRDAAPTACILPIGSFEQHSGHLPLLCDTIVADYFARFLAEELNAALLPPLAYGTSLEQTGFAGTVTLRPETLMQIVRDIADAVQEQGFRTLIVVNGHGGNFALAPVIRDINRADRPLRILLVHVWDHPDPDILETHDRPGLDVHAGEGETSLLMALRPDLVGSDVQDMVPDKPGWRQSDLNTFGMGWAVPRGVYGRPSAASREKGERILDSIKANLRAHVTERLEWLAENRPYGAHETPER comes from the coding sequence GTGAACCGCGTGCTCGACGGCCTGAAGACGTCCCCTGAGTGGCGCGACGCCGCCCCGACGGCCTGCATACTGCCGATCGGGTCCTTTGAGCAGCATTCCGGCCACCTGCCGCTGCTCTGCGACACGATCGTGGCGGACTACTTCGCCCGCTTCCTGGCCGAGGAACTGAACGCCGCCCTGTTGCCTCCGCTCGCATACGGCACCAGCCTGGAACAGACGGGCTTCGCCGGCACGGTGACGCTCCGGCCGGAGACCCTGATGCAGATCGTCCGCGACATTGCCGACGCCGTGCAGGAACAGGGCTTCAGGACGCTGATCGTCGTCAACGGCCACGGGGGGAATTTCGCCCTGGCGCCGGTCATCCGGGATATCAACCGCGCGGACCGGCCGCTGAGGATCCTCCTGGTCCACGTCTGGGACCACCCCGACCCCGACATCCTGGAGACGCACGACCGGCCGGGCCTCGACGTCCACGCCGGAGAGGGCGAGACGTCCCTTCTGATGGCGCTGCGGCCGGACCTGGTCGGGTCGGACGTCCAGGACATGGTGCCGGACAAGCCGGGGTGGCGGCAGTCCGACCTGAACACCTTCGGCATGGGCTGGGCGGTCCCGCGGGGCGTCTACGGCCGGCCGTCGGCCGCCTCGCGGGAGAAGGGCGAGCGCATCCTGGATTCCATCAAGGCCAACCTGCGGGCACACGTCACCGAACGCCTGGAATGGCTGGCCGAGAACCGGCCGTACGGCGCACACGAGACCCCGGAACGGTAG
- a CDS encoding family 10 glycosylhydrolase, with protein MRPLLAACLLAIALMPACAAPPPAELRGAWVSADACMEPAAMDALLNRAQTLNLNSLYVQVFHKRGHALYRSGIVPPMAGIPAGFDPLAYVVTEGHRRGLQVHAWFVNGSYGWGPEPGILDERPSWRTMDLRGVRVDWYDLCRPEVREWQTNLMAEVLERYDVDGVHLDYVRFDNKAVCTCPACRENARADLGIDIGSLAYPELPACGALSANPLAAPTTAQVLATFDDGVPAVALNQVGRGSVLLLNWQVTSWCPRFVVAAVQNTLTAAGVAPRDRVFLLDSDLNATRYRRTYWRDRPWLEAFGYRVERTTDAGLAQLPPGTAVVLPGFYMMNEDIARTLLTHVRAGGCALFLDGPVFAMSHASARELLGFRSTAKYFRGERTVRPTGARPDLVPISARPFAIAAERAKLALWDSWRKEQITRLVESVCRRAKQVRPDAVVTAAVYHTESGADSVLQDWPRWHREGLCDYVIPMSYVRTPDALEAAFAWWKRIDPALTRILPGVGAWDIAPDTPRAARAREIERQIAACRRQGARGVVLFSLNALDDELAALLGPTAFPGPAAPPAPTGGSRRR; from the coding sequence GTGCGGCCACTCCTCGCCGCCTGCCTGCTGGCCATCGCCCTGATGCCCGCGTGCGCGGCGCCGCCCCCGGCCGAACTCAGGGGCGCCTGGGTCTCCGCAGACGCCTGCATGGAGCCGGCCGCCATGGACGCCCTCCTGAACCGGGCGCAGACGCTCAACTTGAACAGCCTCTACGTGCAGGTCTTCCACAAACGCGGCCACGCCCTCTACCGCAGCGGCATCGTGCCGCCGATGGCCGGCATCCCGGCCGGGTTCGACCCGCTGGCCTACGTCGTGACCGAGGGCCATCGGCGCGGGCTCCAGGTCCACGCGTGGTTCGTCAACGGCTCCTATGGCTGGGGCCCCGAACCCGGCATCCTCGACGAACGGCCGTCCTGGCGCACAATGGACCTGCGCGGGGTCCGCGTCGACTGGTACGACCTGTGCCGCCCCGAGGTGCGCGAGTGGCAGACGAACCTGATGGCCGAAGTGCTGGAGCGCTACGACGTCGACGGCGTGCATCTGGACTACGTCCGGTTCGACAACAAGGCCGTCTGCACCTGCCCGGCCTGCCGCGAGAATGCCCGGGCGGACCTCGGGATCGACATCGGGTCCCTGGCCTACCCCGAGCTGCCGGCCTGCGGCGCCCTCAGCGCCAATCCGCTGGCTGCCCCGACGACGGCACAGGTCCTGGCGACGTTCGATGACGGCGTGCCCGCCGTCGCGCTCAACCAGGTCGGCAGGGGCTCGGTGCTGCTGCTGAACTGGCAGGTGACGTCCTGGTGCCCGCGCTTCGTCGTCGCCGCGGTGCAGAACACGCTAACTGCGGCCGGCGTCGCGCCCCGGGACCGGGTGTTCCTGCTCGACTCGGACCTGAATGCGACCCGCTACCGGCGCACCTACTGGCGCGACCGGCCCTGGCTGGAGGCATTCGGCTACCGAGTCGAGAGGACCACGGACGCGGGCCTCGCGCAGCTCCCGCCCGGGACGGCGGTCGTGCTGCCGGGCTTCTACATGATGAACGAGGACATCGCGCGCACGCTGCTCACGCATGTGCGCGCGGGCGGCTGCGCGCTCTTTCTGGACGGGCCGGTGTTCGCCATGTCGCACGCATCGGCCCGGGAACTGCTCGGCTTCCGATCGACGGCGAAGTACTTCCGCGGCGAACGGACTGTGCGTCCGACCGGCGCCCGACCAGACCTCGTCCCCATCTCCGCCCGGCCGTTCGCGATCGCCGCAGAGCGGGCGAAGCTCGCCCTCTGGGACTCCTGGCGCAAGGAGCAGATCACGCGGCTCGTAGAGTCCGTCTGCCGCCGTGCGAAACAGGTGCGGCCCGACGCCGTCGTGACCGCCGCCGTCTACCATACCGAAAGCGGCGCGGACAGCGTCCTGCAGGACTGGCCGCGTTGGCACCGCGAGGGCCTCTGCGACTACGTCATCCCCATGTCGTATGTGCGGACCCCGGACGCCCTTGAGGCGGCCTTCGCCTGGTGGAAGCGCATCGACCCCGCGCTCACGCGCATCCTCCCCGGCGTAGGCGCCTGGGACATCGCCCCCGACACCCCCCGGGCCGCCCGGGCCCGGGAGATCGAACGCCAGATCGCCGCCTGCCGCCGGCAGGGCGCGCGCGGCGTCGTGCTGTTCTCATTGAACGCGCTCGACGACGAACTGGCCGCCCTGTTGGGACCGACGGCCTTCCCGGGCCCGGCCGCGCCGCCGGCGCCCACCGGGGGAAGCCGTCGCCGCTGA
- a CDS encoding creatininase family protein produces MASGILADMTLDEVRAFAPEAVVLGVGSTEPHGPVLPYGTDFFYCDELCRRAVVRANEQGGRVLMYPTLPIGNNVNFKAWPFACRIGVRTLMRVLLDIIAALEEDGIRKVVLVNGHGGNTDTLRATLREHFGVTDPDRRAFVCLTGGSAFWPEAREVIEHPSDHGGERETSRIMHLHPDLVHAEHLQDLPFGRPLVEFRANRPVYYVRPWHLHVPLGGGGETRRSSAEKGRLDIEASCRGLAEFLVELCALPWHPRFPYPPGDAAIEHP; encoded by the coding sequence ATGGCATCGGGCATTCTGGCCGATATGACGCTGGATGAGGTACGTGCATTCGCCCCCGAGGCCGTGGTTCTGGGCGTGGGGTCGACCGAGCCGCACGGGCCGGTCCTGCCCTACGGCACCGACTTCTTCTACTGCGACGAACTCTGCCGGCGCGCCGTCGTGCGGGCCAACGAACAGGGCGGCCGCGTGCTGATGTACCCCACGCTGCCCATCGGCAACAACGTGAACTTCAAGGCATGGCCGTTCGCCTGCCGCATCGGCGTGCGCACGCTGATGCGCGTGCTGCTGGACATCATCGCCGCCCTGGAAGAGGATGGCATCCGCAAGGTCGTGCTCGTGAACGGCCACGGCGGCAACACCGACACGCTGCGAGCAACGCTGCGCGAGCACTTCGGCGTCACCGACCCCGACCGCCGCGCGTTCGTCTGCCTGACCGGCGGTTCGGCCTTCTGGCCGGAAGCCCGGGAGGTGATCGAGCACCCCTCGGACCACGGCGGCGAGCGCGAGACGTCCCGGATCATGCACCTGCATCCCGACCTCGTCCACGCCGAGCACCTGCAGGATCTGCCGTTCGGCCGTCCACTGGTCGAGTTCCGGGCCAACCGCCCCGTCTACTACGTGCGCCCCTGGCACCTGCACGTCCCGCTGGGCGGCGGGGGCGAGACCCGCCGCTCCAGTGCCGAGAAGGGCCGACTCGACATCGAGGCGTCGTGCCGCGGCCTGGCGGAGTTCCTGGTCGAACTCTGCGCGCTCCCGTGGCACCCCCGGTTCCCCTACCCGCCGGGCGACGCGGCCATCGAACACCCATGA
- a CDS encoding bifunctional folylpolyglutamate synthase/dihydrofolate synthase: MHQPQWAMPPVSSFAEAVVFLEKGIDYERTRRWLHNARWMNLPRVAALLDAMGDPHRAYKVLHVAGTKGKGSTAGAAAHCLHRAGLRTGLLTSPHLVTHRERIRVDGRMISQDEFWPIVRRMQPHVEARRAAEGLDSHRAPTYFEMLTVLALEHFARRGAEWAVVEVGLGGRLDSTNVVSPAVCVITPIGYDHMDKLGETPGEIAAEKGGILKEGVPFVLGRQRYPDARETLRRMATERHCPCWEVGRDVVLIRNEVLAAPASAPTAPVGRRFGLRTPCGEHHDLFTPLLGAHQLDNLAAAVAALEMAVEHGDLAFPAAALPAALADFRIPGRVELLQRQPAFVLDVAHTIESTEALIDALSVHFPGRRVHVVFGCSADKNAEGMLGAMRGHCATLTATQSRMRRARPAVEVAQAAVGCGLADAGCRIDTIPDAWEAVRVALERAEPADVVCVTGSFYVAGEVRAEWAKRHPEAAEET, translated from the coding sequence GTGCACCAGCCGCAGTGGGCCATGCCGCCGGTCAGCAGTTTTGCCGAGGCCGTTGTCTTCCTCGAGAAGGGCATCGATTACGAGCGCACCCGGCGGTGGCTGCACAATGCGCGCTGGATGAACCTGCCCCGCGTGGCGGCGTTGCTGGACGCGATGGGAGACCCGCACCGGGCCTACAAGGTCCTGCACGTGGCCGGCACGAAGGGCAAGGGCAGCACCGCCGGGGCGGCCGCGCACTGCCTGCACCGGGCCGGGCTGCGCACCGGGCTTCTGACCTCGCCGCACCTGGTCACGCACCGCGAGCGCATCCGCGTGGACGGCCGTATGATCTCGCAGGACGAGTTCTGGCCGATCGTGCGCAGGATGCAGCCGCACGTGGAGGCCCGGCGGGCTGCCGAGGGGCTGGACAGCCACCGTGCGCCGACCTACTTCGAGATGCTGACCGTGCTGGCGCTGGAGCACTTCGCCCGGCGGGGCGCCGAGTGGGCGGTCGTCGAGGTGGGCCTGGGCGGCCGGCTCGATTCCACCAACGTCGTCTCCCCGGCCGTCTGCGTCATCACCCCGATCGGCTACGACCACATGGACAAGCTGGGCGAGACGCCGGGCGAGATCGCCGCCGAGAAGGGCGGCATCCTCAAGGAGGGCGTGCCGTTCGTGCTGGGGCGGCAGCGCTACCCCGATGCGCGGGAGACCCTCCGGCGCATGGCGACCGAGCGGCACTGCCCGTGCTGGGAGGTGGGCCGCGACGTGGTGCTGATCCGGAACGAGGTGCTGGCGGCGCCGGCCTCGGCCCCGACCGCGCCGGTGGGTCGGCGATTCGGGCTTCGCACGCCCTGCGGCGAGCACCACGACCTGTTCACGCCGCTGCTGGGCGCCCACCAGCTCGACAACCTGGCGGCGGCCGTCGCCGCCCTGGAGATGGCGGTCGAGCACGGAGACCTGGCGTTCCCGGCCGCCGCCCTGCCGGCGGCCCTGGCCGACTTCCGGATACCGGGCCGCGTGGAGCTGCTCCAGCGGCAGCCGGCGTTCGTGCTCGACGTGGCCCACACGATCGAGTCCACCGAGGCGCTGATCGACGCGCTGTCGGTGCATTTCCCGGGCCGTCGCGTGCACGTCGTCTTCGGGTGCAGCGCCGACAAGAACGCCGAGGGCATGCTGGGTGCCATGCGCGGCCACTGCGCGACGCTGACGGCCACGCAGTCGCGGATGCGGCGGGCGCGGCCGGCCGTCGAGGTGGCCCAGGCGGCCGTCGGCTGCGGGCTGGCGGACGCCGGCTGCCGGATCGACACCATTCCGGACGCCTGGGAGGCGGTTCGAGTCGCTCTGGAGCGGGCGGAGCCGGCGGACGTCGTCTGCGTCACCGGGTCCTTCTACGTGGCCGGGGAGGTGCGGGCCGAGTGGGCGAAGCGGCATCCGGAGGCGGCCGAAGAGACGTGA